In Plasmodium vivax chromosome 14, whole genome shotgun sequence, the genomic window GTTAACATCTGATGTTAGTTCTTTCTGGAGGTGACAAATCATAATGTTGAAGGAGACAAAATCGAGgatgacattttttacaaacagaTTGTTCAGTTTGATATCTGAGTTAATTAATTCATGTGCCTTTTCGTTGAAAACGTCTGGGTAGTAATAATATTCCGTCAGCAGATATTTCAACAATTTGAAGCAGGAGCTTTTGATGGTGAGTTCCTTCGTCCGCACAGCCAAGTCGTAGATATGGTAGAGGATAAAATTATGGATGCTCATGTTATACAGTTCTGTTGGGTCACTAATGCTGTagctgaagaaggaggacTTGCTATACCCCAGCGTTAcgttcttcaaattgttgaAAATAAATCGGAGGGCGTAGTACGTTATGCTTTTATGctccttcccatttgggtCGTTGCTCAGGTAGCTGTATTTCCCTATTAGGCTTATTAAAATTCTGTTTAGCAAATTTTTCACCAAAGTTGGAAAGCTTCTAACCGTGTTCCTCAGGCTCAGGACGGAGAAGGCGCTCCTCACGCAGTGCAGGAGGTTGTCGCGGACACTTCTTGGGTGCACTCTTGTGTTCAATCCGctttccccttcgcttccccctctcctGAGTGATCTCCCCTGGTGTGTCCTCTCCCCATCGGAAAGGGAATACTCCCCGCCCTCTCCGTGGGCGTAATTCCTCCTTCGATTCGCATTCACCACACTGGGCGGCAGGAATATACCCCCGTAGCTATCCCCCCTGAAGGTGCCACCACTGCCGCTCTGCCTCTTCGCCAAGAGGTCCTTCCTACTGATGGTGAGAAACTTACACACAAAATCGAAGTTCATAAAATCCGCGTTGTCCAGATAGTAATTGTTTCGGTTAAAAAACAGATGGTTCCGCACGGTGGGGGAAAAATCTTTAAACTCATAAATAATTCGAAACACCCTGATAATCGTTTTGAATTTTATATAGTCCTTCAAATCGTACAGGATGAGCAAATCCAGGAGGTACTTCAGAGGGAAGAAATGCAGGATGTCCATGatcttttcactttttactAAATAGTGCAGTGCTAGGTAGtagaataaattatttccgtttaacaaattgaaaaagaaaactagTCTCTCCGTGTTGTGCTCGTTCGTCAGCAGGACGTTTTCCCCCGCCTGGTTCTCTCCCCGCGGCGCCGTTCCCTTATCGGCTCGCCGCGCGGCTCTTCTGCGCCCCCCGCGATCACCATGTAGGTAGCTGTTACGGCCACTTCGCCCGCTTCGCACACTTCTCCCGCTGCTACTCACGCTGCTCACGCTACTCGTGCTACTCGTGCTGATGGTGCTGTCGTAGTAGGGGCTcctgctccccctttggcgCGCGGCGTCCCTCGCGGAGCGGCCGCCCGCCCTGTGCGCACTTCTCCCACGGTGATTCTCATTACTGGCGCGCCTCGAGCTGTAGTCGCTCTTGGTGTAACTTTGATTCAGTCCCCCCCCGTCGTAGCAACTCTCATTGTCGGTAAAAACGTTCAAGTCGTTATCATCCTTCCGATGGGTCTTCCCTACCACAGCGTTGCTCTCGATGTGGGTCTCATTCGGACTCATAGCCGTTTCTTTCGCCCTGGAGCTCCTTCCATTTGGGATTTGGAGAAACGAACTCGAAATGCTGCTATTCCGATCACTGgaatttttcctatttttcttcccctcttttttgcccATAACATCATTTGAATTATCCTTTCTgtaacttctccccccctcgtgtcttcttctcttcttcctAGGATTGGTATCCAAAACGATATTATtgtcaataatttttacgttgatttttttttgccttttctttatttgtCCCCGACTTTCCAACTTGTTAAGGTACTCATTGAGCATTTTATTCAATTCCAATTTATCCGCATTCATACTCATTTCCTCCAACGTGAGGACgatgacattttttacgttgttaaaatttaagCAGTAGTGAAAGGTCCTCTTGTATTTgcttatatttctttttaaattttctatgGAGTTACATATGTCTTCCAGCTTCTGGTCCTTTACACAGAGGTAGtggaggaatttttttttttttttttttttgctcttcagcGCGTTGTTGAGCGTGAAGTGGATGTTTTCGATGAACTTCAAATTTAGGTGCAGCTTATCCACTATGTTCTGGAAGTAGGAGCTTTTGTAGGTCCGAATCAGCTCGGCAAAATTGAAATTGTCAAACTGGTCGGcgttcttcttcagctcgTAGTTGTACTTGAGGTTTTCCACCACGTGGTGcggggtgaagaagtggtTGAAGTGGAGGTCCTCGCGGGGGGGGTCATCCATGTTGGCGTTGCTCCCCATGTTGCCGCTCCCCATATTGCCACTCCCCATGTAGCCACTCCCCAAACTGTCGCGCTTCTCCCCAGCGTCGCCGCTCTGCTGGCAGGGGGCCCCCGCCTCGCCCGCAAAATAGCCGAAGTTTTTAAACAACCACTGCTTCTTGTTctccaaaaggaagaaggactTCTTctggtaaaaatattttgcgtACTTCACATAGGAGTACGAGTGTCCAAATATGTGCAGAATGCACCACGTGTAGACGTAAATCAGCTTCGTAACTTCCTTTAGGAAATGTTCCATTTGGCTAGTTACCTTCTCCAATTCGTCTTTCCTATACTTTACGCTGCTCTGCGGGGGGATTAAATAGGCCTTCATATAGCTATTATACGTAGTAGTTATCTCggtaataaattttaaaaaataataatcaaaCTGAAATATGTTATCCGAGTTATACACACTGATGAAATACGATATGGTGTCTACGTGTTCTACATAATTCAAATtgatcattttgtttttatttatcttatTAACGTCGAATGCATTTTTCAGCTTATTAATGTTGCTTATAACTTggtagaatttttttttttttttggctttccTCAAAATGTCATTAAAGATATTCTTGTTCGTGTACTCCTGTTGGTATATGCCATCCTTCGTGATGAATCGGTTTGGCGATCCTTTgcaatttgattttttccttccccgtTTGGGTTGACCATCACTACGTTGGCTGTCACTACGTTGGCTGTCACTACGTTGGCTATCACTACGTTGGTCATCGCTGCTGGGGAGGTTTCCCCGGCTACTGACCCCGCTTTGGCTGCTACCCCCCGAATCGCTCTGCACACGGTCACTGCTCCCCAGATTGTCGCTCTCCTGGTATCGGCTCTCCTGGTATttgctctcccccccacTGGTGGAACTTCTACCACTTCTACCACTTCGACTTTCGCTGAGACTGCCCCCGCTGTAGCTTCTTCTACGGGGGGTTCTCCCTTCCGTTCTGCCTTCTGCGCCGGCGCGCATGCCACGCCTGGGCCCCTCCTCATTTGTGGCCGCCTCCAGCACATCCTTCATCTCCCCGTCGCTGTCCAAGCTGTCCTTGCGGTTGAAGTCGTCTTGGCAGAAGTTTCCCACCACGCTTTTGTACTTCATCAAATATTTCACAATGTTGAAGTCTTGTAGGTTCGCCTCGCCCCTCGTGTCCGTCGCGCTCGCCGCGGTGGCCGAGGACGCAGCACTGGCCCTGCTACGACTGCTTCTACGTCTGCTTCTGTGCCTGTTTCTATCCCCGCTTCTATCCCCGCTTCTATCCTCGCTTCCATGCCTCCTCCCGGCGCTCCTGTCCGTGGACCCCACATCAGAGCCGCTATCCCGAAGTGTATTGCTGTTGCCGCTCTCCGAGGAGAAGCTCCCCCGTCTTCTGTTCCTCCCCCGGTCGTCAGCCGAGCTAGAAGAGCCCCTCCTGCTTCCACTGCACTTGGCCCGAACCCCCTCACCGGGATCATCACCCCCCTGGTCCAAAGAAGCACTATCAAAGTTGAgcaatttacaaaaatttaaatatttattcctttCCTGCTCAAAAATGTGATGATTAAAAAACAATCCAGCGCTGATGAAGATGTGGAAAATTTTCGATATGGTGGTTACACAATAGTTCAAATATTTAATCAGCGCATGGgcatttttgtgtgtgtaaaaaaagtccttatctttgctttttttttcaatataatataacacatttttatggaaggagaaaatcaAATAGgggttattaaaaaagtaaaatagaGCATTGATAGTTTCGTCTGCGTAAATATCATGGTGAGCTTCATTTTGGCAAATAATTTCTACAAAGGAGTTTTTACTTCCCTTGGGAAAGGTATTAtttgatataaaaaagttgTTCAATTCTTTGTTTAGATAATCTTCCTGGTTCCTCTTATTCGTTGGGTCCTCTTTTGCGTAATTGTCCTGTTTGGGTCCATTCGTGCTGCACTCTTTCATTTCTCCTTCCAGTGGGATGGCCGCGTCCCTGTTGCTTTGGTCCGCACTGGGTTCACTTGGGGGGCATTCCCCACTCATTTTGTTCCCATTCAATGTAGGAAAATTTGTGGTAGAGTTGTTTACAGCCGAGGTGTTTACCCCACTGACGTTGAGTAGTATCCCATCTGAAGTCATCACCCCACCTTTGCTCAAATCCGTGCCCATGTTGACGCCCTCCCCGCTACACACAGGCACTACATAATTATTCTTAAAATTCACCACAGCGGTGAAGAGAAAGGCATTCATGGAGGTGTCGAATATGTTCCGAAttaaatattcattaataTACGTATACTGAAAGAAgttgcaaaatatttttaccacTTCATTGTCCAGCAATTTATCTagtcgtattttttttaaaaaagaaaaataattgatcACCTTGTTCTTTCTCTCTTCAAATCCTTTGAAAAGAAACGAGTAGGAATTTTCATTCGTCTTGTAGTTCAGGTCAaagtacacattttttaaaaagtacaacAGGCACAGCAGGTTTAGGAAGTATTGGAAGGTGTCAAAAAAACGGGGTTCATTTATGTTCTTCGCCCCCTGCTGCCGCGTCTGCTTCTGCCTCTGctgctcctcttcctcctcctcctgggCTATTATTTTTAGGCCCATTTTGTACAGCTCGAAAATGTCCACTTCGCACTGCCCTTCCTCCAAGTTCACATTTTCGAACAGATTGGAATTTACAAACGAGGGGTGGTTTCTGAAGTTGGGCAGGTTCGCCTCTGCGCTGcggtttttcccccccgagtGGTTACTCTCATCCATGGTGCTGTCATCTGTGTGGCTCTCCTCATTTGAGTAgctctccccatttgagTAGCTCTCCTCATGTGAGTAACTCCCCCCATGTGAGTagctccccccatttgagtaactccccccatttgggtaaTTCGCCTCACTTGTGTGCTTCTCTTCACCTGCGTGGCCCTCCCCCGAGCCATCCTCTTCGCCGCCCTCTCCCCGCTGCACATCTATTATGTTAACTTCGTTGCTCTCCTCCTTGAACGagttcttcaccttttcgaTGAGGTCTCCCTTGCTCCGCTTATCgtaaatgatgaagaagttCCTGTAAAGGGGCAAGTGGAAAGGCAAATGATGAGTATCACATCGGTGCTTCACCCATTGGGGCGTATGCCTCACATGTGGCGTCGCTCTTATGGGAGCAACCTCTTTATCGCCTACTTCATCTGCTGAATCAGCTCGGTGAAGGCCTTTTCCGCAACGTCCCTTTCGTTTGCTTCCGCGGACTTGTAAAACTGGTGGTACAGCGCCAGCATCTCTTCATCTGAAGTGTTCGGGCGGGGAAGGAGGCACGTGTAAGGGGGTGCGTGTAAGCGGTGTGCGCTCGACCGGGCGCGATTGCACGCATCCGTAACTGCAAAAACGTAGCTGCAAAGATGTAGGTGCAAAAACGGGGCAGCACAAAACCCAGTTGCGCACGCCCAAACGACGGGCTGCGCTTCTTGCAGCGCAACTGGGCGGTCCCTCTGGGTTCCCATTTCCCCACGAGGAAATTTTAGCCCACTTGTTGGCTCTTCCTACCTCCGTACGCCTTCAGCTCCCTTTCCAAAATATTGAGAAGCTTTcccttctccattttggaatCTTCACTCAGCAGAAATTTCCCTCTTTTGCGCATCCGCcaagaaaaagcaaaagaaatatattctttaaaatatgtCCCCTTgactttttttccaaattattTTACGCGCGGGGAAAACAGGGCCGTTTTACGCAGGCCAGCAGCGCGATGCGTCAGCACGGCGGCGGAGTTCTCCCTCTCAAGAGCTTCACGCGCTGCACTCAGAAGGATGGGCTGAACCATATGGCATTGCGCGTGGACACAAGAAgtgtttttatattcactTATACATGTTATGTAATTATGCGTACGTACAAGCCGCGTGGTGACAAAGCGCGCGGCACAGAAAACGTGGCTAACTCGCTTGCGACGCTTCCCCCTAAGCATTTTCCGCAAAACGGCAAACAGGCATCatgcaaataaatgtacgaggaaagttttttctcccaaaaaggggaaaacaaattattttgacAAATCCATTGCCAGAGGGGGAGGCGTG contains:
- a CDS encoding hypothetical protein, conserved (encoded by transcript PVX_100960A), with the protein product MEKGKLLNILERELKAYGDEEMLALYHQFYKSAEANERDVAEKAFTELIQQMKNFFIIYDKRSKGDLIEKVKNSFKEESNEVNIIDVQRGEGGEEDGSGEGHAGEEKHTSEANYPNGGSYSNGGSYSHGGSYSHEESYSNGESYSNEESHTDDSTMDESNHSGGKNRSAEANLPNFRNHPSFVNSNLFENVNLEEGQCEVDIFELYKMGLKIIAQEEEEEEQQRQKQTRQQGAKNINEPRFFDTFQYFLNLLCLLYFLKNVYFDLNYKTNENSYSFLFKGFEERKNKVINYFSFLKKIRLDKLLDNEVVKIFCNFFQYTYINEYLIRNIFDTSMNAFLFTAVVNFKNNYVVPVCSGEGVNMGTDLSKGGVMTSDGILLNVSGVNTSAVNNSTTNFPTLNGNKMSGECPPSEPSADQSNRDAAIPLEGEMKECSTNGPKQDNYAKEDPTNKRNQEDYLNKELNNFFISNNTFPKGSKNSFVEIICQNEAHHDIYADETINALFYFFNNPYLIFSFHKNVLYYIEKKSKDKDFFYTHKNAHALIKYLNYCVTTISKIFHIFISAGLFFNHHIFEQERNKYLNFCKLLNFDSASLDQGGDDPGEGVRAKCSGSRRGSSSSADDRGRNRRRGSFSSESGNSNTLRDSGSDVGSTDRSAGRRHGSEDRSGDRSGDRNRHRSRRRSSRSRASAASSATAASATDTRGEANLQDFNIVKYLMKYKSVVGNFCQDDFNRKDSLDSDGEMKDVLEAATNEEGPRRGMRAGAEGRTEGRTPRRRSYSGGSLSESRSGRSGRSSTSGGESKYQESRYQESDNLGSSDRVQSDSGGSSQSGVSSRGNLPSSDDQRSDSQRSDSQRSDSQRSDGQPKRGRKKSNCKGSPNRFITKDGIYQQEYTNKNIFNDILRKAKKKKKFYQVISNINKLKNAFDVNKINKNKMINLNYVEHVDTISYFISVYNSDNIFQFDYYFLKFITEITTTYNSYMKAYLIPPQSSVKYRKDELEKVTSQMEHFLKEVTKLIYVYTWCILHIFGHSYSYVKYAKYFYQKKSFFLLENKKQWLFKNFGYFAGEAGAPCQQSGDAGEKRDSLGSGYMGSGNMGSGNMGSNANMDDPPREDLHFNHFFTPHHVVENLKYNYELKKNADQFDNFNFAELIRTYKSSYFQNIVDKLHLNLKFIENIHFTLNNALKSKKKKKKKFLHYLCVKDQKLEDICNSIENLKRNISKYKRTFHYCLNFNNVKNVIVLTLEEMSMNADKLELNKMLNEYLNKLESRGQIKKRQKKINVKIIDNNIVLDTNPRKKRRRHEGGRSYRKDNSNDVMGKKEGKKNRKNSSDRNSSISSSFLQIPNGRSSRAKETAMSPNETHIESNAVVGKTHRKDDNDLNVFTDNESCYDGGGLNQSYTKSDYSSRRASNENHRGRSAHRAGGRSARDAARQRGSRSPYYDSTISTSSTSSVSSVSSSGRSVRSGRSGRNSYLHGDRGGRRRAARRADKGTAPRGENQAGENVLLTNEHNTERLVFFFNLLNGNNLFYYLALHYLVKSEKIMDILHFFPLKYLLDLLILYDLKDYIKFKTIIRVFRIIYEFKDFSPTVRNHLFFNRNNYYLDNADFMNFDFVCKFLTISRKDLLAKRQSGSGGTFRGDSYGGIFLPPSVVNANRRRNYAHGEGGEYSLSDGERTHQGRSLRRGGSEGESGLNTRVHPRSVRDNLLHCVRSAFSVLSLRNTVRSFPTLVKNLLNRILISLIGKYSYLSNDPNGKEHKSITYYALRFIFNNLKNVTLGYSKSSFFSYSISDPTELYNMSIHNFILYHIYDLAVRTKELTIKSSCFKLLKYLLTEYYYYPDVFNEKAHELINSDIKLNNLFVKNVILDFVSFNIMICHLQKELTSDVNVLNHLDLFNYSIKSIANYLIGYKNNSIFFLMDKKMVKSLLIKLTFMMPFIYKLKIPACVVRLYIRVIKSLDKDILDMIHNLNKIDLIYDSLFYIIIRHFIYFFLNMNIELDEEASNILSSSYRGKSGLSKGSWHGGSHIRVTNEGEQSVGGQPNEKKSDGGDFFDNLDEEDGGKQYTATGESPQGSRRYLTVEDAYVEQVQQEQQQEERHSSDSEGEVDHSGGSDASAGVSSVSGEHSGEHSGDDSGGHSGDHSGDDSGDHSDDHSDGEDRGSALHCAAEGMENPANENSMSDVQYLRKIISENGSFNLENNYFVNYSLYILHKEHYSIYVFFSSFFKNVLKEYREISRGHT